A window of Thermodesulfobacteriota bacterium genomic DNA:
GCGTTTATGGGCTACCAGTGGCCGGGGAACGTCCGCGAGCTACGGAGCACCATAGAGAGGGCGGTATTGCTCAGCGAAGGCGACACGCTCAACCCTAAGTACGTGCAGATCGACGAGCAGAGCAAGGGAGTAAAAATTCATGGCGACGAGCACAAGATGTTCTTCGAGCTCGATATGGACAAGCTCACGCTGGATACGGTCGAGGAGATGGTCATCAGGAAAGCGCTCGAGCTCAGCAGCTGGAACCAGACCAAGGCCGCCGATATGCTAGGGGTTACGAGACAGGTGCTCAGGAACAGGATGATTAAGATGGACCTGCTCAATTGATGTAATCGCAGAGATAAAATTCTCGTAACAAACCAGCCGAAAGTTCCCTCGTATCTTGATTGTTGGTAAAGAGATCTCGGTTTTGAGCTTTTCGGGAAAAAATTGTAATATGTCGCTTTATACGTGCATCAGTTTCCGTCTGGGGCTCGACAAAGGAGAATGAAATGATGGAGATAATCTCGTGGATAATATTCGGACTCGTGGCGGGGGCAGTCGCAAAGATGCTGATGCCCGGAAAGGACCCCGGGGGCTTTATCGGCACTATAGCGATTGGCGTCGTCGGGGCGTTCGTTGGCGGGCTTATTGCCAGTATGCCGATGTTCGGAGGGACTCAAGTACAGCCCGGCTTCAACCTCAAGAGCTTTTTATTCGCGGTCGCGGGCTCTATCATTCTGCTGGCAGTGTACAGGTTGGTGAAGGGGAAGGCTTGACCTAAGAACCTTACATCCTTCGACTGCACACTACGTGTGCGCTCAGGATAAACGGTTTTTAGGAAAGGAAAATCCTCCCTAACCTATTTTGGCTTAGGCAACGACGACGCGGAAGATAATTTACTCATACGCCTTTGTTGGTATGGCGTCTGGTTCTTGCACACATTCAGAACCGTTCTTTTTCTAAGGGCTGGCCTGTCCTGAACCATGTCCTGAATTTATTTCAGGATCTATTCAGGAAAGCCGCTCCTACAAGGTATGAGGATTAAAGAAGCGAACCCGAGGGTTTTGTTCTAGTGAACTTACCAAGAATCCGTTAGTTGTGCATACTTTGAATCTATGCCGAAGCTGAACAAGATCGTTGCATTCCTGGATGATTATCTCAAAACCGATGACATAGATGATTCCTCGTGGAACGGGCTCCAGTTCGAGGGAAAGGGGAATGTGAAGAAGGTCGCGTTTGCGGTGGATGCGGGAGTCGAGGCTTTCGAGAAAGCAGCCGGGGAGAAGACTGATTTGCTAGTAGTGCATCACGGACATTTCTGGGATTTCCGCAACCCTTCCATAACCGGCTGGGCGAAGGAAAGAATAAGGATACTGTTCGAGAACGATATTTCTCTCTACGTGAGCCACAATCCGCTCGACAGGCACAAAGAGATCGGTCATAACGCGGAGCTCCTAAAATTGCTGGGCGCCAAGATTACGGAAGAATTCTTTCACTACCACGGGAAAAACATCGGCTGGATAGGGGAGGTCAAGAAGGGGCTTCCGCTCAAAGATATCGAGGAGAAGCTCAACCGTGAGTTAAGCACGATATGCAGGGTGCTCCCGTTCGGCCCGGATAGAGTCAGGTCGATAGCAGTCTGCAGCGGCGGGGGGAGCTACAGCGGGTTTTACAATGCGCTCGATGCGGGTGTCGATCTATACATAACCGGGGACGCGGTCGAGATTTACCACACGGCGAAGGACGCGCGGGTCAACGTAATATTCGCCGGCCACCACGCGACCGAGACTCTGGGGTTAAAAGCGTTGTCCCGGATATTGAAGAAAAAATTCGGGATAGAGACGGTTTTCATAGACCTGCCGACAGGTTTATAGGGAATTCCCCGAACGGGGTTCCCGTCCATTCCCCACGCCAGCCCTTCAATTGACAAAACATGCTCTAAGTCTTAGACTAATTTGAATTTGAGGAGGCGTAAGAGATGGGCAGCGACAATATGGTGAAGATATTCGACACGACTTTAAGGGATGGAGAACAGGCCCCGGGCTGCGGCATGACCGCGGAAGAGAAGCTCAGGGTGGCTCACCAGCTCGAAAAGCTCGGCGTCGATGTCATCGAAGCCGGCTTCCCGATTTCTTCAGAAGGCGATTTTCAGTCGGTGAAGGTCATTGCGGAGAAGATACGGGGCTGCGAGATCGCGGGCCTATGCAGGGCCAATTTCAACGATATAGACAGGGGCTGGGAAGCGGTCAAGAACGCCGAGTACCCGAGAATACACACATTCATCGCCACCTCCGACATCCATCTGAAACACAAGCTCAGAAAATCGAGGGACGAGGTGCTCGAGATCATCAGCACCGCCGTCAAGCACGCGAGGCACTACACGGAGAACGTCGAGTTCTCGTGCGAGGACGCGACGAGGACGGATTTGGATTACCTATGCCGCGCGGTAGACGTCGCGGTGAGATCAGGCGCAAAGATAATAAACATCCCTGACACGGTCGGATACACCGTCCCGGAGGAGTTCGCGTTCTTCATCAGGACTCTTAAGGAAAAGGTCCCCGGCCTCGACGACATCATACTGAGTGTACACTGCCATAACGACCTCGGGCTTGCGGTCGCGAACTCAATCGCCGCGATAAGGGAAGGCGCGAGGCAGGTCGAATGCACGATCAACGGCCTCGGGGAGAGGGCTGGGAACGCCTCGCTCGAAGAAATAGTGATGGGACTAAAGGTCAGGAACGACCGCAATCCATACCTGACCAGAATAAACACCGACCAGCTCTATCCGACGAGCAGGCTCGTCTCGCAGGTTACGGGTGTAAACGTCCAGCCGAATAAAGCTATCGTCGGCGCGAACGCGTTCGCCCACGAAGCGGGCATACACCAGGACGGCGTGCTCAAGGAAAGGATCACCTATGAGATCATGGACCCCGAAGAGGTAGGGATTCCCTCGAACAAGCTCATCCTCGGAAAGCACTCGGGACGGCACGCTTTTAAGGACCGCCTCGAGGACTACGGGTATTTCCTCGACGATAAGGCGTTCGAGAGCGCGTTCAAGAAGTTCAAGGACCTGGCGGACAAGAAAAAATACGTCTTCGACGAAGACATCGAAGCTATTATAAGCGAAGAGTTCGTCCGCTCGTCCGATTTTTACAAGCTCATTACCGCCAACTACTCGGGCGGCTCCGACATGCAGCCCGTGGCCACGGTGAAGCTCCTCATCGACGGCAAGGAAGTTACCGTTTCCGAGAGCGGGGACGGCCCGGTGGACGCGGCGTATCAGGCCGTGTCGAAAGCGACGGGACTCAGCCCTACGCTTGAAAGCTACGTCGTCACAGCTATTACCGAAGGCATAGACGCACAGGGGGAGGTTACCGTGAGGGTCGAGGACGAAGGCGTCATAACCCAGGGTCAGGGATCCAATACGGACATAGTGGTTGCGAGTGTAAAAGCGTACGTGAACGCGCTCAACAAGCTACGCTGGCGTAAAGAGCACCCGAAGAGGGTCACGTCGCAGGGGATGTAATAGTCCTCTATCCTTCATAATCCGCATTCCCGCAACTAATCAGACAGACTTGCTATATACTTACCAATAGTCATGGCGTTCCCCACAAAGACTATCGAGAATTACGTAAAAGCGGGCTACCCGATCATCTATCTCGTCTCGTGGGAGGAGGAGAGGGTCGAGAATACGCTCAAATCCATAGGGAAAAACGTATACGGCGAGTCCGGCAAGTTCTCCGTATGGGCGTGTAACGACGGATTCAGGGAGGGAGCCGAGAACCTGGTAAATGCGCTCGACAGGGTGATGGTCGAGCAGGTAAAGGGGTTTTACGTTTTTAAGGACGTGAATTATTTTCTCGACGAACCCAGGCTGATAAGGAAGCTGAAAGACGCGTACCAGAAGCTCAGAAAGTCGTCCAACACGATATTCATACTTTCAAACACCCTTTCAGTTCCGATTGAGCTCGAGAAGGAAGTCGCCGTCGTCGATATCGACCTCCCCGACAGGGCTGAGACCGGCAAGATCTTCGACTTCGTTATTAAAAACTATACGCCCGAGAGCGTGCAGAGTACGATGAAGCCATATTTCAGGGAGGCGGCCATAAACGCGCTCCAGGGTCTCGGCGCGCTGGAGATGGAGCTCGCGCTCAGGAGGACGCTCGTCGGAAGGGAAGAGCTCGGGGAAGACGCGGTCGACGCGCTGCTCGAAGAAAAGGCGCAGCTCGTGAGGAAATCGGGGACGCTCGATTTCGTGAGGAGCAGGGTCGATATAGAGAAGGTCGGGGGGCTCGAGAATATAAAAGAGTGGCTCAACGTAAGGAGGCTCGCCTTTTCGAGCGAGGCCAGGGAGTTCGGGCTGGATACGCCAAAGGGCATACTTCTCATGGGGATAAGCGGGTGCGGGAAGAGCCTCTGCGCTAAGGCGATAGCGACCGCGTGGAACCTGCCGCTCTTGAGATTAGATTTGAATCAGGTCTACAGCGAATCTTTCGGGAGCCCCGAGGAAGCGTTCAGGAAGGCGATAAAGACGGTAGAGGCGAGCGCCCCGTGCGTGCTGTGGATAGACGAGATCGAGGCGGGAATCACGAGGAGCGGGGAGAAGTCCGGGGACAGCCCTACGGCGAGGATATTCGGGTACTTCCTCACATGGATGCAGGAAAAGGCGTATCCAGTCTTCGTCACCGCTACGGCTAACCAGATAGACCTGCTCCCGCCCGAGATACTGCGGAAGGGCAGGTTCGACGAGATATTCTTCATCACGTTGCCTAACCTGAAAGAAAGGAAGGAGATTTTCAGGATACACCTTCAGAACAGAGGTAAGAACCCCGAAGGGTTCGACCTCGATTCCCTCGCCAAGAACACGGAGGGCTTAAGCGGGGCCGAGATAGAGCAGGCCGTCATTTCGGCGCTCTTCGAGTCCTATTCAAAGGGGAAGGAGCTCGACGACAGGGAGCTCATAATCGCCGCTTCCTCGATTGTGCCTCTCTCGACCACGATGAGGGAGGAGATATCGAAGCTCGAGCGCTGGGCTTCTAACAGGGCGGTCAAGGCTTCGAGGTAATAGGCCGCCAGTCAATTGAAGCCCGCCGTGAAATGTGTTATATAATTTGCCTGCCGTTATGATTCAGGATACAAGATGCAAGATTCATGCTGCATGATAAAAAAATGTCACATCATGTATCCTGTATCGTGCATCTTGCATCGTGAAACCGTGGGGATGTAGCTCAGCTTGGGAGAGCGCCGCGTTCGCAACGCGGAGGTCGGGGGTTCGATTCCCCTCATCTCCACCAATGGTTTCAGGGGGTTGCGTCACCTTCCCTTGATTGTAAATCTCTCCTGTCACCGGATTTGTCACCAATTGAGTCAGAAAAACAGGCAGAGAGTCCTTCTAAAGCCATCTTTAGGGACTCGTTAGGGTGAGCGTATCTCATGGTCATATCCAAGGTCGAATGTCCGAGTATCTCCTTTACCGCCACTATAGAATGCCCTAGCTCAACCATTCTTGTTGCCGCGGTATGTCTCAGGTCGTGAAACCTCAGTCCTTTTATACCTGCTTTTTCTAATGCGAGAGTGTAGGCTCTTTTTAAAGAGTCATGTCTCTTATAGGGTGTTCCTTTGGAGCTAAGAAATACGTTCGATTCCCCTCATCTCCACCAGTGATCTCAGGGGGTTGCGGATTCTTCTAACATAGGTTTTTGCCGATCCGGGCGATCTTCAATTTTACTACCTCTCTTGTATCGATAGCCCGAGAAAAAACAGCTTAGTTTTTCCAGTCTCGTATTGTAAGATTGATTTGACGGGTGGCAAGGGCGTGGCCGCTCAACAGAGCTGATAACGTCCATCCGAACGTAAATTAAATAAAGGAGGTTAGATCATGCGAGACAAAATCGTTGTTCTTGTTATGGTCTTCTTAATCGCCGCGACCCCTTTCTCCTTTGCAAAGCAGAACCAGGTTTGTGATTCATCATGCGAGAACGACGTTACGATTGTCTACCAGTTTGATCCGCGAACGGAAAGCTGCGTCAAGCACTTCGCGTATCCGTGCGAGCCATACGCCTGTGATGCTGAAGGACTCACCTGCAAAACGTCATGCGTCAGCGATGCGGACTGTTCTCAGGCTGGGAAGTGCGATACGGCAACCGGCAAGTGCGGCACCATATCGTCTTTCTGCAAGGACGCTCTCACCGTAAAGCTGACCAACGGAATAGAGCAGGAATGTACCCCGTATGCGTGTGTCGGAGGAGCATGTCAGCAGCAGTGTGTTACTGACGGCGACTGTGCGGAGGGATATGCGTGTGCGGACGGTCACAAGTGCGAACTACTGCCAGCTGAGTAAGCGGCCATTTAGTTAGTCCGGGCCGCTTTGCGTGTTTCAGATTTGATGAATCCCTGCTCATTGCGAGGCTGTGTCCGCAACGCGGACGCCAGGTTCGATTCCCCTCATCTCCACCAGTGATTACAGGTGGTTGTGATACGATTGAGTTAGTTCCAGTTAGATATGTGATCTGTGTACATGATATCATCAGCCCTTCTATCCAGGCTTATTTAAGCGCTCAGCACCCCGTCAAAATAATCCGCTCGCTGCCAGGAAAGGAATAACGAGATAAATAAATGAATCTCTTACAATGTAATAAGCAATCACTACGAGAATAAATTTCAGTCCCCGGGTTCGTAACAGTTCTTTAAAACCTCTGTTCTTGATGATAAAGACGCTATCGATGATATAGTACTTGTACATACTAAAGAGATAATTCTCTTTTAATATCGTTAGAATCTTGCTCATAATAACCTCCCATGCTTTGTGATAGCGGGATCGGATTCGGAAAACCAGCCATGCCGGCCCCAGTCCCATATCACGAGTTCAAGCTACGGTATCAACCGTCTTCTCTTCTGTATGATGTTTCATCTTCCTGGTAAACGGTATAAACATCGGAACAGACTCCCGATATTGTTCGTACGCCCTACCGTGCTCTGATATCAAATCTCTTTCTTCGTATCTGATGGCAACGAGTATGTAAGCGGTCGTAGCGATAGCGAAGAAAAGATGGGCTGCGGTCATAGTCGGAGTCGCCCAGAAAGCAAACAACCATCCGACATATAGCGGGTGTCTTATGTATTTATACGGTCCGGGCGTTCCGAATTTAAGCTGAGTATACGTTTCACCCATCAAATAGAGCCATACCTGGCGCAGTCCGAATAGATCAAAATGGTTTATCAGAAAACTCGTCACTAAAACAGTCACCCACCCGAATGCAAAAAGTGAGTACAGAATTATTCTTAAAGTTTCATTTTCTGCGTTCCATATGGTTCCCCCCATAGGTTGCCACTGCCAGAATAACAATATAAGCGCGAGGTTCGAGAATAATACGTAGGTGCTGCGCTCGGCTGCTTTGGGAATGAGTTTGGTCAAAATACGTTTAAATCCCGGTCTGGCCATTATACTGTGTTGCAGGGCAAAGATTCCCAGTAACACCGTATTCAGTAATAGAGCTTGAGATAGAGGAGCTTCCGGGGTTGAGTCAATGGATTTAGGCACCAGAAAATTACCTACAAAACCTATGGCGTATAAATATGTTGCAACAAATAAAAAATAAGAAACCACTCCATATCCGAAAACTATTATTCTTTTAGAAATATCGTCTTTCATTTTTTCTCCCTCCTGATTTCATAAATTCTAAATAGAGCGGGAGTCTCGTTCGAACCAGACTCCCAGCCCGTTTAAACCTTTGTTATATCCTGACGCCGAACACGAGAAGAGTATTCTCATCGCTCGTCTCCTCAACCGTGGTCAACGTATCGTCGCCGTGCGTCTTGACCGGGCTGAGGTAGAAGCTCATCGGGCTCGTCTCTACTTCCCCGCCTATCGTCTCGCTCTTCAGCTCACAGACCGCAGGGCCGTTTGTGTAAAGGACCATGTAGTCGGAAGCGAACGATAGGGCGGAAAAACCGAGCGATAACCCTAATACCGTGACTGCGATTAACTTCTTCATTGCACTTACCTCCGTTTGATTTATTTGCTGAGATAATGGTGCAACGGATGTGCCAAAGATAAATGAGAAACATATATCAACGATTACAGCGAGTTATGAAGTTATAGAGGGTAACGAATTATTATTGAATTTTCGCTCATAGCGATTTCTCGCTACAATGTGCTAATATCTGTGATAACTAGGCTCGCTGTAATGAGAGCTCCGGGAAGGGGGTGGCAGAAATGAGGGGCATGTACCTAGCATGTGCGGCGGCTGTTTTTATTATGCTTGTCGTACCGTTTTCCCGCGCCGGGTCGAACCTGAACTCGTCGAAGAGCAACCTCTATAAGCTCGTATATTCGACGGATGCAGTGAGCTCATCTCAGGCGGCGGCTATACTCGCGGACCTCGATGCCGCAACGCAGAGCCAGGGACGGGTAAATCTCGATGCCGCGGTGGGTCAGGCTTTGAACAAGCAGGGCCTCGACACGAAAATCAAAAAGACGATCATCAGGCCTGCGGCGGCAGGTCAGCTTACGACAATCATCATACTCTCGAACCCTGCTGACGAGGCTCAGGCGATAGCCGTGGCCGACGAGGGCGTGCCAGCGGATAAGCCGAAAGGGAAGAAGACGAACTGAAGGACAGCTTTTTGCCGACTTCGGCGGTTCGATCCCATCTATCTCCGTGAGCGATCTTAACAACTCACACAGCGCCCTGGCGGGCGGAATAAAATCGTATAATTAAAGTCAATGTATCACGCGGGGTGAATCCGGCAATGTATGCGAAGAATATACCTTTCGCCAGTCACGAGGTGAGGTGGTTTTTCGACGGGGCTGTCGATAAAAATCCCGCCCTGGGGAGCTGGTTTGAAACCAGCTCGCCTATTCCAAAGCAGGGCGGCTTCGGCCCGCCTGTGTGGATGGGAAGACTCGGCGGCGAGCCTGACGTGTATCTGCTCGTACCGGGGGCGGACGACATGGGCATCAAGTGGCGGGAAGGGAACTTTCAGGTCAAGGGACGCACGGCTTCACTCGGGGTGCACTCGTTTTGCGGGCGGTTTCAAGGGTCTGTCGAGCGCTGGGTGAGGTGGTCCTACGCGGGCATGCCGGAGGCGTACCGGAATTTGTTTCTCGACGGGAACGAAAAGGGTTTAATCACAGTAAGCGTCCGGAAGACACGGGCACTCCGCAAGATAAAGATAGACACATACGACGGGAGCGCATTGGAAGTCGATCCGAAGGAGTTCATCGACCGCGGGATTAATTTCGAGCTCACTGATATAGAAGTCGGCGGGAAGCCTTATTGCACGGTTGCGTTCGAAGCGTATCCCGACGATTCGGCGATGCACGCCGCGTTTACGCGGGTGGTTGAAGCGTTTCTCGGCGGGCTTAAGGGGGTTGAATTGGGCGCGGGGAACTCGATGTCGTATCCGGAGTGGCTTTTGAACATAGTTTCAGGAGCTGGTAATAGCGGATAAATGGGGTAATTGTGGATTGGTCGAGGAGGGAGCAGAAAAAGTATTATCAAGATTACTGATATAGCTTGATGGAAAATTTTCCTTCATACTGTCGGATGTTATAGAAGCACGGTCAGACTATCAAAAGTTAAAAGAATCTGATTACTATTATAATATTTATATGACTGGCCCGAAAATAAATTACATTGCAAAGGTGGGCGAAAACAAAGGGTGGCGTTTGTTAGGTGATGAACCACAAATGCAATGGAAAGCATTGGAGCGATATATTGCTGAAAACTGGG
This region includes:
- a CDS encoding AAA family ATPase, which codes for MAFPTKTIENYVKAGYPIIYLVSWEEERVENTLKSIGKNVYGESGKFSVWACNDGFREGAENLVNALDRVMVEQVKGFYVFKDVNYFLDEPRLIRKLKDAYQKLRKSSNTIFILSNTLSVPIELEKEVAVVDIDLPDRAETGKIFDFVIKNYTPESVQSTMKPYFREAAINALQGLGALEMELALRRTLVGREELGEDAVDALLEEKAQLVRKSGTLDFVRSRVDIEKVGGLENIKEWLNVRRLAFSSEAREFGLDTPKGILLMGISGCGKSLCAKAIATAWNLPLLRLDLNQVYSESFGSPEEAFRKAIKTVEASAPCVLWIDEIEAGITRSGEKSGDSPTARIFGYFLTWMQEKAYPVFVTATANQIDLLPPEILRKGRFDEIFFITLPNLKERKEIFRIHLQNRGKNPEGFDLDSLAKNTEGLSGAEIEQAVISALFESYSKGKELDDRELIIAASSIVPLSTTMREEISKLERWASNRAVKASR
- a CDS encoding Nif3-like dinuclear metal center hexameric protein, producing the protein MPKLNKIVAFLDDYLKTDDIDDSSWNGLQFEGKGNVKKVAFAVDAGVEAFEKAAGEKTDLLVVHHGHFWDFRNPSITGWAKERIRILFENDISLYVSHNPLDRHKEIGHNAELLKLLGAKITEEFFHYHGKNIGWIGEVKKGLPLKDIEEKLNRELSTICRVLPFGPDRVRSIAVCSGGGSYSGFYNALDAGVDLYITGDAVEIYHTAKDARVNVIFAGHHATETLGLKALSRILKKKFGIETVFIDLPTGL
- a CDS encoding 2-isopropylmalate synthase, whose amino-acid sequence is MGSDNMVKIFDTTLRDGEQAPGCGMTAEEKLRVAHQLEKLGVDVIEAGFPISSEGDFQSVKVIAEKIRGCEIAGLCRANFNDIDRGWEAVKNAEYPRIHTFIATSDIHLKHKLRKSRDEVLEIISTAVKHARHYTENVEFSCEDATRTDLDYLCRAVDVAVRSGAKIINIPDTVGYTVPEEFAFFIRTLKEKVPGLDDIILSVHCHNDLGLAVANSIAAIREGARQVECTINGLGERAGNASLEEIVMGLKVRNDRNPYLTRINTDQLYPTSRLVSQVTGVNVQPNKAIVGANAFAHEAGIHQDGVLKERITYEIMDPEEVGIPSNKLILGKHSGRHAFKDRLEDYGYFLDDKAFESAFKKFKDLADKKKYVFDEDIEAIISEEFVRSSDFYKLITANYSGGSDMQPVATVKLLIDGKEVTVSESGDGPVDAAYQAVSKATGLSPTLESYVVTAITEGIDAQGEVTVRVEDEGVITQGQGSNTDIVVASVKAYVNALNKLRWRKEHPKRVTSQGM
- the mddA gene encoding methanethiol S-methyltransferase — translated: MKDDISKRIIVFGYGVVSYFLFVATYLYAIGFVGNFLVPKSIDSTPEAPLSQALLLNTVLLGIFALQHSIMARPGFKRILTKLIPKAAERSTYVLFSNLALILLFWQWQPMGGTIWNAENETLRIILYSLFAFGWVTVLVTSFLINHFDLFGLRQVWLYLMGETYTQLKFGTPGPYKYIRHPLYVGWLFAFWATPTMTAAHLFFAIATTAYILVAIRYEERDLISEHGRAYEQYRESVPMFIPFTRKMKHHTEEKTVDTVA
- a CDS encoding GlsB/YeaQ/YmgE family stress response membrane protein, which produces MEIISWIIFGLVAGAVAKMLMPGKDPGGFIGTIAIGVVGAFVGGLIASMPMFGGTQVQPGFNLKSFLFAVAGSIILLAVYRLVKGKA